In Gossypium hirsutum isolate 1008001.06 chromosome D06, Gossypium_hirsutum_v2.1, whole genome shotgun sequence, one genomic interval encodes:
- the LOC107901451 gene encoding pentatricopeptide repeat-containing protein At5g42310, chloroplastic: MFFYRLLLHIQTSIYIQGVKPDVVTYTILMKALIRVDKFHKVPAVYEEMILSGCTPDRKARAMLRSALRYIKQAVKS, encoded by the exons ATGTTCTTCTACAGGCTGCTCCTGCATATTCAAAC TTCAATTTATATACAGGGTGTGAAACCAGACGTTGTCACATATACCATACTTATGAAAGCTCTTATCCGTGTTGACAAGTTTCATAAG GTCCCAGCTGTATATGAAGAGATGATTTTGTCTGGTTGCACTCCTGATAGGAAAGCTAGGGCAATGTTGCGGTCTGCTCTAAGATACATAAAGCAGGCAGTGAAGTCATAG